The nucleotide sequence ATTCGGTACACAGCGGTTTCAATAGGCTGTTTGTATGGACGGATACGCCTCGGCTAAATCATAAAAGCGAAGCGTATCCGTCTTTCTTTTGTCATCGTCATTTTAACCACTATAAGGTTGCTTATCCGCCAACAATGAAGTAGTTTGGAAGATTTTATCCCCCACGGGGAAGAAGCAAAAGTCAGCTTGCATTTGCTTCACTTTCGCATTACAATGAGCGAAAGGAGGGATCTATTATGACTAAGACTGCCACCATCAACATGCGCATTGAGCCTGCTGTGAAAGCCCAAGCCGAGGATGTCTTTTCCAGCTTCGGCATATCCATCACCGATGCCATCAACATCTTTCTGTACGCTTCCATCATGGAGGGCGGCTTTCCCTTCCGTCCGAAACAGCCACGATACAACAAGGAAACACTCATCGCCATGCAGGAAGCGCGTGACATCATGGACGGAAAAATCGAAGCGAAACGCTATCACTCCCTGTCTGCACTCTTAAAAGATTTGGATGCGGAGGACGATGATGATTGAACTCGTAACCACCAGTGATAGACGAATGCGGGCGGAATTTGCGCACCTCGAATCCGAGCCGCACCTCATCGGCTTCATGAGCGAGGCTCCTCAACAGGTACAGGAATTTCCCCGAACCGATGTCCAACGCGCAGAGAGGGCGGCAAAGAGGCGAAGACCTTACCCGAGATACGCTACGCCAAAGCACCGAAGACGATGCCGAGGAGCGCTCCGGCCAGCACATCGCTCAGATAATGGACAAAGGGATAAATGCGGGAAAGACCTATTCCTGCCGCAAGCCCGAGTACGGCAACACCCCAGCGGCGAGACACGCCGCAAAAAATAGCAGCAGCTGCCGCAAACGAGCCGAAAGTGTGCCCCGACGAAAAGGAAAAATCCGTCGGGGGCTGGATGAGCAGAGGCATCCACGGGAAATCGAGACAGGGTCAGGCGCGCAATAATCCATTTTGCATGCGCCTCTTTTCTTTAGATGTGCTTAGTATACCTCCCACAGCTAAACAGAAGCTAAAGGATTTCATACACCTCGCAAAACTTATGAAATGTGTATGGGTTTATGAATACAAAAGAGCCGCCCCTCTCGGCGTGCGCGCCAGACACTTTAACAAATCTTCTTCAACCCTTTATATTCTATTTCAGCCGGATGTGACCGATATAAAACATCTTCGCCTTCAACAGGCGAAATTGTAACCCCTGCCAGATATCCCATATGCTCCTCCGGAAAAGTTTCCGAAAAATCTGCTATAGACATTGGTTTATTCACGATAACTTGAACCCAACATTTATTCCCGCTATGATCTTCGAACCATAGTTGAGGCATGACATCCGGTGCATCCGTAAACGAAAGAACTTTATATCCCTTCTTTCGGAGATTATCCATGACGATCGCTATGCCCCAATGGAGCAATTCCCATCTGGACACACGTTTAAAAGAATCATCGGATATGTCCAGTGGAACAATCTTCTCACCGGTCTTGGTATGCCGCAAATTCCAGCCGCTTTCCATAGTTGTCATATCATCACCGAAAATACGGAACAGGCAGGGAATCATATCATTATTCTCACAAATTCTCACCTGCAAATCCTTTCTTTTCTCAGATACAAAAGCACCACGCCTTGTATTTTTATCGATGCCAAACTCAACCTGCACGGAGAACACATTGTTCTTGAATCTAAAATTCATAGAGTCAAATGTCGGGCTCGTAATCTGCGTTCGCAACCAACAAAATCCCGTATAAGGATTCGAAAGTTTTTGGTTGTATTGATTGAACAGTGCTTGGAGATGTCTACCGGCTATCGCCCAGCCTTGCAGGTACTTTGCACTCTCATCCGGACGGTCTATGAGATACCATTTCTTCTTTCTGTTCATTCTGCTCCCTCCTCGCTGTCCGCGTCCGACATCACATTTGCTTCATGCAGTAACAACATTCGCTCGTATCCATCATGCCACACCTCGCTTCATCGGAAAGCGACGGCGCAGTCGCTCTATTCCCCGCAGAATCGCCAGATCCCGCTCCATGCTGCCCGATGCGATTGCACGCTGCAGACGCTCCGCCACCAGCGCCGCTTCGTCATCACCGCGCTCTGCCGCCCACGAGAGCCAGTAGCGCGCACGCTCTACATCGCAGGGTATCGGCCGTCCGCGCTGATAGAGCAGCCCCAGAACGCGCGCCGCTTCAACCGAGCCGCTGAGAGCTGCCCGATAGAGCCGTTCGCCACGCGGAAAGACGTACATGAGATACTCCATTTCACCCCTGAACCGCATCCATGGCGGTGCTGCGACAGCGCAGCGCACAGATCGCGCCAGATATTCGCCGAGCAGGCAATAATACCCCTCCTCGATCTCCTCCTCTGGCAGCGTTTCCAGCTCTTCCAGTGCCACCTCTTCCATCGCACGCCGGTAGGGAAGCGGCGTCATGACAATGTCTTCCATGAAATTCGTCGCTTCCTCATCTCCGTCCAACACGTCCAGATGGTCAACGTCGACAGAGAGTCCCACATACCGCGCCCAGGCGCGGCAAATCGCCAGAACTCTTCCTCTCAGACGCTGATTATATTTCCCCAACGCCTGCACGATGCAGCCACTCTGCCCCACCTCGATGCATGCCAGATATCGCTCACCTTGACGTACAGCAATGGTGATGGATTCCTTCTCTATCACATAATCGCGATAGCTCGCAAGGCAATTATGCAAAGCAATGCCGATGGGCGCGAGCTCATCCGTATGGTGGATGAGACGGAAATCATAGCCATTGACACAACATTCATAGCGCAGGATCTCCGGCCTGTAGAGAATCCTCTGCGGCTCATCTCCCGATAGGATCGCCTCGACTTCCCAAGAAATCGCGTCACGCACATACTTCGTCATCCCCTCAGAGAGCAGGAGCTGCTTGACCGCCTCACTCAGCTGTGCGCCGTATCGCTGAAAGTTCAAAAGGATCTCTCCGTGCCGTTGCGTTACTCCTCCCCACACATAATATCGCGAAAGGAATTCGGCAAGCGCCTTCTCCCCCTTTTGCCCGCACAGCCAACGCGCGTGACGTTCCAGCGCGTGCCACAAGCAGCGCTCCTCTTCCTCGCGCCGCTCCACACGCTGCGTCTTTGGATCGAAATAAAATTCATCGATCGACATGCCGGCAAATTCGTACTCCAGCTCCAAAAACGGCTGCATGAGCGAGACATCTTGCAAACCCAGTTGACGCAGCAGCATGTACCAAATGACGGCATAGGGATTGTAAGTATAGGCTCTTCGCACGCTCTTCGGCGGCCGTATTCCAAGGCAGTTGCAAAGAATCGGGTAGGGATTCGTCTCTTCATAAGGAAACATTTCGTCAAAATCTTCCACAGCCTCCGCCAGGAAGCCTTTGAGGTAGACGATATGGATGTCGAACGGGCGCTCTATGTATGCCGTAAGCATCTTTGCGCCTGTCATATTGCTGAGGATGCTCGGACGAATGCCATAGCGGCGATAGACGCCTTCCTCCAGAGCTTCGAGCACCAAGCCGACGATTTCCAACGGAATGCGGACAGCCGTGCACGTTGTCCACGGCTGCCATTTCCCGTCGACGAGAAGCCGTGTGAACTCCCAACGTCGCCGTGCGACCCATGCGGAAAGGGAAAAATTATGCCAGCGCAGGAGCACCCCGTCGCACTCGTAATGAATCTCCGCCACATCCGCCGCAACATTCAAAGGCCCATCCGGCGTGCGCTGGAACAGGCGCCAGCGGAACGGAATATAGAGCGTTTCCGGCTGCCCCGGCGACAAGTCAAAATCCTCATGTCTGGACAGGCCGCAGATCTCGCAGCCACATACGGAGCGAACGCCATTCGGCAAGCGTTGCTCCACCTCCTCCAACCGTCGATGCTGCAAACAAAACACATAGTCTTTGTCGTCATCGATCTCCTCCAGCCCTTCAAAAGAGAGCGTCAGCACACAGGGCAGCTCCTCAATTGGCGCATGGATCTCAAGCGCCTCTGTGCAGGGCAGCCACTCGTATGAATCCTCATCGTACCGAAACGCCATATCCAACATCCCACACACCGCCTTCCTCGCATCCATGCCTACGAGTCAAGTCTATCATGCAGACGGTTCTTCGCGGTCGCTCTCAGAGAGACAATTCCATCAGCGCACGGCGCTGTCACCGAGCACCGGCAAACCATAGTAATCAAGCACATCATTGATCAGGAAAAGATCATACTCCCCCCGCTCGATGAAATACTGCACGATCACATCTTCCTTCTTCGTCTCGGATAGCGCGTAGCCGGCGCGGCGCAGGAGATCCTCCGCCTCCTTCATATCCAGCTCGAGCGCCATGACGAGCGCCAAGATATGCCGCTTGCTCGGCGTATAACGCGCATCCCGCCGGAGCTTGGAAAACAGGCGCCGATCGAGCTGCGCTTTCTTGTAGACTTCGACCTCATCCCTGCCCTTTTCACGAATCAGTTTCATGAGCCGCTGTGCGAACGAATCCTCGAAACGTGCGAGAATCTTATCCAGCTTTTTGCGCAGCTGTCCGAGACGTCCTGAGCCCGGCGCACTATAAGAAAACTTCCAGCCCGCCTTACGCAATCCATCTAAATCAAAAAAATGCGTTTTAAGATACTGCTCGATCTCCTCTATGATTTTTGGATCCATATCATCCTCCGCAGGAAAAATCCCTGTCGCCGTTCGCGCTTTCATGCAAAGTATGGCGCATAAGGAAACAGTTATTTCTTTGCCGCTTTGATGAACGCAGCGACGGAAATACACAAAGCAACAACGGAAATAACGATGGCTGCTTCTTGCACGTTTTCTTACCCTTTCTTATTGCAGTAAAGGAACCACTGATAAATTCAGCCACCCATCTTCACGCATCTGCACTGTCCTCTCGTCGTCGACAAATCCTCGACGCAGCACCGCTACGCCTCCAGTATATCTCCTCGATAGATACAGCGCATCTGCGCAAATCTGGGCGACTTCATTTTATCAGCGTTTCCTAAAGTCGATTCTCCTATTATCAGCGTTTCCTTTACTTTCTTCAATGGATGATGTCGCCATCATTCCATGCGCATAATTCGTGAAAAGGATACTTTTATCCTGCCTCCCGCCGCTTTAGTCGCATAAAAACTCAAACTTCGCACATTAAAAACGTTCCACAGACCTTGAAAACACTGACTTTATACCAATGAAAATACCCCTTTATGCACATTTTCGTAGTTTTTGCGACAACAGTAGAGAGCAGCGTATGGCTGGCGGTCAGAAGCGTATTGCCATCCGACCAGCAGAGCGTGAGCATGCGGAAGCGGAAGCCATAGGAGAACCCCTTCTTGGCATGGCCGTAGAGGCGGGCGAGAAGCTCCACCCTTTTGGAGCGGGCGCGATGGTAGATAGAATCGTCAAGGATGAGCACGTTGATGCGATCCGCCTGAGTCAGGGGAGCGAGCGTGTCATGGATGATGGCGGCGGCAAGCTCTGTCGTGAACCTGCGCCAGTGGATCCGGCAAGAGTTCATGAAGCGGTAAAACGTATCCTTGCCGAAAGGCATGGCGGCGCTTTGGAGATGCATTTGCGTGTAAACGGAACGCTGCTGGAACACCATGCGGAACGCCAGCAGGAAGATGCTGAGGACAGGGACGCCGCGAAGCTTGTACGCATTTGCCGCACGGAGGATGCGACTGACTTGATAGCGACGGAAAAAGACCTGCATTTCCTTAGAAAGCAGTTCCTCGTCTTGGTGGTTTTGTGTTATACTGTTCATAGCATGAACCTCCATTGGATGTTTTTGGTTGACACTTAAAATTATACCAAATGGATGTTGCTCATGCTATTTTATTTGCCAAGACGATAGATATGTCAAGGGTTACAGCAGATTATTCATCTGCGAAGTTTGAGTAAAGAACACAACAAGAAAGAAGGTTTTTCTCCGATGTCATCCTAGCTGCTCTACGCACTCCTCTCCGCACTTTCTGCTGCCTTTGTTTCCACCTTCGGCAAGATGGGACTCGAAGGCTCGACAGCAGCCCCGTCACCGCCATGCGCGGCGTCATCATGGCAATCTTCCTCGTCACGGTCATGATCGTGCAGGGACACGCCTCTCATCTGCCCGAGGTGTTCGCCGATCGCCGCGCTCTGGCATGCGTTGCCCTGAGCGGCATTGCCGGCGCCACGTCCTGGCTCTTCTACTTCATGGCCTTGAAGACCGGCGACGTTTCACGCATCGCCCCCATCGACAAGTTCAGCGTCGTCTTCGCCGTCCTTCTCGCCATCCTTATCTTCGAGGAAGAAGTCACTCTCTCGCACGGCATCGGCATCTTCCTCATCGCGATCGACAGCCTGATGATCGCGATATTGTAAGACAGCGCTGATAAAAGAGCCGCCCCCCGACCGAAACAGCGGCTGAGGGCGGCTCTTTTCCTATTTTCATATTCGTGCGCATGTCAGCCCATTTGCCCCTGCAGCAGGAAATCCGCTACATGCATGCTCCTGATCCCCTCGTAATTCCCGCCAACAAATGCATCAGCGCGCAGGACATACTTCGGGTAGTTGTCGCGGATTTCCAACAGGCGCTCATATTCTCTGCGCTCCGTCTTTTCCGAGCGGATTTCCTGCGTGACCTGCACATAGATTTTCTCGCCTTGCCGTTCCCCGACAAAATCCACCTCACCGTCCGCAGTCTTGCCGATACAGACCGCATAACCGCGGCGGCAAAGCTCAAGATAGACGACGTTTTCGAGGCTAGCCGCCACACTGTCCGGCGTATAGCC is from Selenomonas sputigena ATCC 35185 and encodes:
- a CDS encoding type II toxin-antitoxin system RelB/DinJ family antitoxin, with the translated sequence MTKTATINMRIEPAVKAQAEDVFSSFGISITDAINIFLYASIMEGGFPFRPKQPRYNKETLIAMQEARDIMDGKIEAKRYHSLSALLKDLDAEDDDD
- a CDS encoding phosphatase PAP2 family protein; protein product: MPLLIQPPTDFSFSSGHTFGSFAAAAAIFCGVSRRWGVAVLGLAAGIGLSRIYPFVHYLSDVLAGALLGIVFGALA
- a CDS encoding PcfJ domain-containing protein, with the translated sequence MAFRYDEDSYEWLPCTEALEIHAPIEELPCVLTLSFEGLEEIDDDKDYVFCLQHRRLEEVEQRLPNGVRSVCGCEICGLSRHEDFDLSPGQPETLYIPFRWRLFQRTPDGPLNVAADVAEIHYECDGVLLRWHNFSLSAWVARRRWEFTRLLVDGKWQPWTTCTAVRIPLEIVGLVLEALEEGVYRRYGIRPSILSNMTGAKMLTAYIERPFDIHIVYLKGFLAEAVEDFDEMFPYEETNPYPILCNCLGIRPPKSVRRAYTYNPYAVIWYMLLRQLGLQDVSLMQPFLELEYEFAGMSIDEFYFDPKTQRVERREEEERCLWHALERHARWLCGQKGEKALAEFLSRYYVWGGVTQRHGEILLNFQRYGAQLSEAVKQLLLSEGMTKYVRDAISWEVEAILSGDEPQRILYRPEILRYECCVNGYDFRLIHHTDELAPIGIALHNCLASYRDYVIEKESITIAVRQGERYLACIEVGQSGCIVQALGKYNQRLRGRVLAICRAWARYVGLSVDVDHLDVLDGDEEATNFMEDIVMTPLPYRRAMEEVALEELETLPEEEIEEGYYCLLGEYLARSVRCAVAAPPWMRFRGEMEYLMYVFPRGERLYRAALSGSVEAARVLGLLYQRGRPIPCDVERARYWLSWAAERGDDEAALVAERLQRAIASGSMERDLAILRGIERLRRRFPMKRGVA
- a CDS encoding transposase — encoded protein: MNSITQNHQDEELLSKEMQVFFRRYQVSRILRAANAYKLRGVPVLSIFLLAFRMVFQQRSVYTQMHLQSAAMPFGKDTFYRFMNSCRIHWRRFTTELAAAIIHDTLAPLTQADRINVLILDDSIYHRARSKRVELLARLYGHAKKGFSYGFRFRMLTLCWSDGNTLLTASHTLLSTVVAKTTKMCIKGYFHWYKVSVFKVCGTFLMCEV